A single region of the Nocardioides sp. W7 genome encodes:
- a CDS encoding nuclear transport factor 2 family protein: MVDSARKIENLLYAYAEAIDSGDLDGVAALFARGRIHGAEGGPPGTVFEGRDAVRGLYEMATRLYDDGTPRTHHVTTNARVEVDEDAGSATCSSYYLVTQATPDLPLQVIITGRYRDTFHRVNGAWCFDTRTMYVDQTGDLSHHLKF, encoded by the coding sequence GTGGTCGACAGCGCACGCAAGATCGAGAACCTGCTCTACGCCTACGCCGAGGCGATCGACTCCGGCGACCTCGATGGAGTCGCGGCGCTCTTCGCGCGCGGCCGGATCCACGGCGCGGAAGGCGGCCCGCCCGGCACCGTCTTCGAGGGTCGCGACGCGGTGCGCGGGCTCTACGAGATGGCGACCCGGCTGTACGACGACGGCACGCCCCGGACCCACCACGTGACCACGAACGCCCGCGTGGAGGTCGACGAGGACGCCGGGAGCGCCACCTGCTCGTCGTACTACCTGGTCACCCAGGCGACCCCCGACCTGCCGCTGCAGGTGATCATCACCGGTCGCTACCGCGACACCTTCCACCGGGTCAACGGAGCCTGGTGCTTCGACACCCGGACCATGTACGTCGACCAGACCGGCGACCTGTCCCACCACCTGAAGTTCTGA